TCACGCGGAGGCGGAGCAGCTGATGCAGGAATTACAAAAGGAAGTATCATTGTAGGATTCAACGGAATCACAATTGACAGTATGGAGTCATTGCAGGAGCAGCTCCAGTACTATAAGAAAGGCGAAAAGGTAACACTGACGCTTCAGGTTCCCGGAGATGGTGGAGAATATCAGGAACAGACAGTTGATGTGACATTGGGAAGCAAAGCTCAGTAAAAAATAGTGATGAAGCAAAGCGTGCAGAATATCTGTGCGCTTTGTTTGCGTTAGTTGAGAAGTGAAAATGGAAAAACCAAAAGAAATGTTGAAAAATGTTAAGAAATGTATTATAGTTATAAAAGGTTAAAATAAAGGGATATAGTATAAAATACAGAAATATAGTCTGAATAGAAGTAAAAAAGAGAAAATTTTAGGGGGGGGGAATGGAATATGATGGAACAGAAAGAACATAAGATACAGATTGTAGTGTTATCGCTTTTGGATATTGCAGGAATTATGATCAGCTTTTTAATACAAAAACTTACTAAATTTCTGATTATCTTTTCATAAGTTGGTAAATGCCGATATATCCCTTATTTTAGGGCTTTATCGGTATTTTCTTTTTGGAAGATACCTTGCATAAGCTGGCATTTACCAGCATGAAAATGCAACCAAAAGTAGTAAATGAGTAGTAAATATAGGCTCCGATATTAACAAGCCAGTCTTTCCAGCTCCGCTTTTGCAGATTGAAATGTACCGTGTGCATAATAGCCAAGTGTCATGGTTATGTTAGCGTGTCCCATGAGATATTGTAGGGTATTAGGGTTCATTCCTCTGTTTGCCATATTCGTACAATAAGTATGTCGGAATGAATGTGGTGTGATGTTCGGTAACTTGTCCTTGTGGTACTTGTTATACTTCTTAATCAGTCCTCGCACCATGCCCTCATAGTTTCCTGCAACTTTAGGCAAGCCCTCACGGTTCAAGAATAAGAAATTGCTGTAACCACCTACAATCAGCGGTTGTGCCTTTCCTCTGTTCTTTAGTATTCTTTGGATTGCTTGATAAGCCCGTTCTGTTAATGGAAGTTCCCGTTTTCCGTTTTTAGTCTTTGGCGTTTCAATATAGTAGCCGATTTCGCTATCTTTCAATAACTGGTGGTCTATATTGAGTATTCTATTCTGCATATCAATATGCGTCGTCAGTCCGCAAAATTCAGAAATACGAAGTCCCGTTTCCAGCAGAAGCACAACCTCATCATAATACTTGCTGTAAATCTTGTCCTTTTCCATAAAGGCAAGCAGGCGTTCTTCCTGCTCTGGTGTAAGGATAACTTTCTGTTCCGTATCATCTTCCAGAACATCACTTAGCTTAAATTCAAACGGGTTCTTTCTGATACAGTCGTCTTGTATTGCCATATAAAATGACGCTTTCAAGGAACGCTTGTAGTTATCAATCGTTTTATAGGCATATCCTTTTTCGCTCATTCTGATAGCCCATTCTTTAGCGTCCGACTGTTTAACAGTATCAATCGCCCTCATACCCAATGGGTCATTTTTCAGAGCGTTCATAAGATACTGTCGTCCCTTTTCAGTAGCCCTCTTGATGTTCTTTCTTTGGCTGTTTTTCTTCTCATAAAGCTGGCAGACTGTCATTTTACCGCCTGCCGTGTCGATACCGTCATTGAGGTCTTTTTTTATCTGTGCTTCTTTTTCCCTCAACGATATATCATCACGCTTTCCAGCAGGTGTCTTGTCTGTCGGTACAAGTTTCCAAGAATAGATAAATTGTGGCTTTCCGTATATATCGGTATATTTATAAACGTATCTTCCGTCTTTTCGCTGGCTCTCTCCATTACGCAAATTGCGATTTTTACTGTCTTTTCGTTTCACATTAGACATAGTGTAAAGCTCCTTTCCGTCATGGAATGAGCCGTGATACGCTATACCTTATTATACCATATCTACGGCTCAATGACATTAGATTTCGTCCAATGTATCTATGATTTTTTCAAATTGTTTTCGCTTAATCTGAATACGATTACCGTTCACGATAA
This window of the Mediterraneibacter gnavus ATCC 29149 genome carries:
- a CDS encoding site-specific integrase is translated as MSNVKRKDSKNRNLRNGESQRKDGRYVYKYTDIYGKPQFIYSWKLVPTDKTPAGKRDDISLREKEAQIKKDLNDGIDTAGGKMTVCQLYEKKNSQRKNIKRATEKGRQYLMNALKNDPLGMRAIDTVKQSDAKEWAIRMSEKGYAYKTIDNYKRSLKASFYMAIQDDCIRKNPFEFKLSDVLEDDTEQKVILTPEQEERLLAFMEKDKIYSKYYDEVVLLLETGLRISEFCGLTTHIDMQNRILNIDHQLLKDSEIGYYIETPKTKNGKRELPLTERAYQAIQRILKNRGKAQPLIVGGYSNFLFLNREGLPKVAGNYEGMVRGLIKKYNKYHKDKLPNITPHSFRHTYCTNMANRGMNPNTLQYLMGHANITMTLGYYAHGTFQSAKAELERLAC